From Pseudomonas hormoni:
CCGCGAATTTTGTTGAAGGCGCGGCCATGACTCAAGCGCAGGGCGAACTCGCCTTGCAGGCCGGTCGTGACAGCGTGCAGCGTGCCATCGCTGCCGGTGCGCAGTTGTTCATCGGTGGCGAAATGGGCATCGGCAACACGACGGCCGCCAGTGCGTTGGCCTGTGCGTTGCTGGATTGCCCGGTGCTGCACTTGACCGGGCCGGGCACTGGCCTGAACGCGGCGGGTGTCAGCCATAAAGCCCAGGTCATCGAACGCGCTTTGGCCTTGCACTGCGCTCAGCGTGGCGACGCGTTGCAAACCCTGTTCAACCTCGGCGGTTTCGAAATTGCAGCGCTGGTCGGCGCGTATCTGGCGTGTGCCCAGGAAGGCGTCGCGGTGCTGGTGGACGGGTTCATTTGCAGTGTCGCCGCGCTAGTGGCAGTGCGCTTGAATCCTGACTGTCGGCAGTGGCTGTTGTTCGGTCATCGCGGCGCCGAGCCGGGTCATCGCCACGTGCTGGAAACCCTGAATGCCGAACCCTTGCTCGACCTCGGTCTGCGTCTGGGCGAAGGCAGCGGCGCCGCGTTGGCCGTGCCGCTGCTGCGTCTGGCCTGCGACCTTCACGGGCAAATGGCGACGTTCGCCGAAGCGGCCGTGGCGGATCGTCCGGCATGACCCTGCGTCTTGACCTGTTGCGCCACGGCGAAACCGAACTCGGTGGCGGCTTGCGCGGCAGCCTCGACGATGCGTTGACCGACACAGGTTGGGCGCAGATGCGCGCGGCGGTGGTCGAGCAGGGGCCTTGGGATCGACTGGTCAGTTCGCCGTTGCAACGCTGTGCGCGGTTCGCGGAAGAGCTCGGGGCGCAACTGGGCTTGCCGGTGCAACTGGATAAAGATCTGCAGGAACTGCATTTCGGCGCGTGGGAAGGGCAGAGCGCGGCGGCGTTGATGGAAACCGATGCCGAAGCGCTGGGCCTGTTTTGGGCCGACCCTTATTCGTTTACGCCACCTCAAGGGGAGCGGGTCGAGGATTTTTCGACGCGGGTATTGGCGGCGGTCGCTCGGTTGCAGGTGGCGTATGCGGGCGAACGTGTGTTGCTGATCAGCCATGGCGGCGTCATGCGTTTGTTGCTGGCGCAGGCGCGGGGTTTGCCTCGTGAGCAATTGCTCAACGTTGAAGTCGGCCATGGTGCGTTGTTTTCTCTGAGCGTCGAGACTGGCGTCATTCTCAAGGAAGCGAGCTGATCATGTTGCCGTTCTGGATCGCCCTGCAATTTTTGAGCAGTCTGCCGATTCGTCTGCCAGGCATGCCGGCGCCGCAGGAATTGGGGCGTTCGCT
This genomic window contains:
- the cobT gene encoding nicotinate-nucleotide--dimethylbenzimidazole phosphoribosyltransferase, which encodes MTQSWWLNPCKPVDAQAVEQAQARQQQLTKPAGSLGRLESVAVQLAGLQGQVKPNLDQLWIAIFAGDHGVVAEGVSAFPQEVTGQMLHNFVSGGAAISVLARQLGASLEVVDLGTVTPSLNLPGVRHLNIGAGTANFVEGAAMTQAQGELALQAGRDSVQRAIAAGAQLFIGGEMGIGNTTAASALACALLDCPVLHLTGPGTGLNAAGVSHKAQVIERALALHCAQRGDALQTLFNLGGFEIAALVGAYLACAQEGVAVLVDGFICSVAALVAVRLNPDCRQWLLFGHRGAEPGHRHVLETLNAEPLLDLGLRLGEGSGAALAVPLLRLACDLHGQMATFAEAAVADRPA
- the cobC gene encoding alpha-ribazole phosphatase family protein; amino-acid sequence: MTLRLDLLRHGETELGGGLRGSLDDALTDTGWAQMRAAVVEQGPWDRLVSSPLQRCARFAEELGAQLGLPVQLDKDLQELHFGAWEGQSAAALMETDAEALGLFWADPYSFTPPQGERVEDFSTRVLAAVARLQVAYAGERVLLISHGGVMRLLLAQARGLPREQLLNVEVGHGALFSLSVETGVILKEAS